The following nucleotide sequence is from Primulina tabacum isolate GXHZ01 chromosome 2, ASM2559414v2, whole genome shotgun sequence.
attaatggtgcaattaatactagtactcgataaagtaacggtaacatttaagacttgtTCCGTTCTAATTTTAGACTGAGttctgcttctggttttctAACTTCTGAAGACTACTGTTTTTATATTGTCTACTGATTTTAACTAACAACCTGCTGGTTTTGATTCTTATCGCCACAATAAAGTTAAGTCTAACAAAAATTTTGAAGCGTTCCTTGTTATaattttgtgtgtgttgtgaGTTTGAGGGGAAAAATAAGAGTTCTTGCAATTGTTGGGTTGGGGGAGGCGTGAAAATGGTTTAATTATGGGGTGAGTTGCACTTCAAATATCAATTAACATACTAATGGTAACTTAGGCCCACTAACAAGATTAATTAGgccaattaagcccattaatacttaattaaaatatttaaaagatttaaaaataattttgcttaaataagtttgtgaatttattagtcgggttgtcaaaacattcgtatttttgttgaaaaaccaacactgataaaatttacgtccatgcgtataaaatcacctcaaaaaccccttatttttaaaaatatgaataagcatcaatcatattttaaataattaaaaataattacttaataaaatcattttctatttttcagctctcggtctccgttcctcgatcgcaactcgaatatcctttaaaaatacattttaatgcaaccatgtagaagaatatattttaaacatgtaaatatgcacagcaaaattaattcatgcaattaaaacatttaattaaaatacaaaggaatttaataactcgtgcatgtggttcgcgtggacttttaaattttcgggacgttacaatcttccctccCTAAAATTGAatttgtcctcgaaattcgcttatccttgataatcaaaattttatacttagatctagtatcccaaaaatccacgatTCCGCTGCGCTAccctgataaaacttaaattctagaatgttcttccgtctccttgatccctattaaattttccttctaaatccttattttcaaatcacaacttaaaaagacccataatgacttagtgctatgtttttataacctcgaatttcaacttttcttaaaattacCAATATAAAAAGATGGATGACTATACTTATTGTAATGATCGGAATTTTTATTTGATGAATtgcgattattgatttataaattgCTATTATTATGGACGGAAAGGATTGAACCGGGAAAGACAAGAAAATACATGAAATGTGTGCGAGGACGGTACCATTGACGCACATGCGCAACGCGATGCGCGCCCATGCGCGAAATGGGCAAaagatctcgcgcatatgcgcgatgtgagtgcgcgcatatgcgcgagtcatatGGTAAGCCGAGTACcattccagagaacctcgcgcatatgcgcggagatgaggcgcgcatatgcgcgagttgccgagaagcttatcgcggagaccagtaggtctcgcgcatatgcgccggttgaggtcgcgcatatacgcgaaaCGTGCAGCAAGACAAATGAGCCACCTGGTCTTatatgcatgtgatatatatatatatatatatatatatatatatatatattgcatctCCTTTTAGCAATTCAGAAGGAAGCAACGAGAACTCCGAGAAGAAATCGAGAAAGGCTTCTGAGAActtgtgaaaaatccttacgccattatatttcgatccgtccgttagattttgaatccgacttcagtactgtgttcctatcgacgcaggctataattggacgtaagttttgttacattttgatatgtcttgaaattatgatattgccagaatcggatatgattcatatatggtatttctgatatgttagacatcgtataatcgaaaccggattgaagaacggataccgtatagaattgttatgattttctaagttgaattgattgagatatgatatcagactTGTatcattattgattatgagatgttgggattgatatctgattgagactgtattgctgggtatattgagatggtgcagttatgctgttgaaacagaatttgattcagttctgattatattcagtattgatctgagttgtatattgatgcgataccttcgatattgttattgccagattgatattgacaggcattgaatccgagacttcgacaaaGTCAGATTGatataaagaaaggtataaatcaatgttgattcgggattgcacaactcgagtttgattcaacttgagtttcccaaaatcacatactgaactgtattgcattgatatttgcaattctcgAAAtagatatgcttagtctattgattcatAGAAGAGCAGGTGTCGAGTCataggctgatgtgcctagtcataggctgatgtgccaagtcctCAGCTGATtcgtcaagacactggatattgatttatatcgatgtcgcttaggagttgattcattcctatcgccaAAATTCGATATAGGTGCCCATATCCAGGtaccaggatccctagattagaaatgagtcaagtctgagatgacgagtctagagttttatttacagctttatatcgatatatgtcttctgatttgatacatgatattaatatatgtttcatgctttgaTAAATGCTTTTAtctgattgcatgtatacattgtttatactgggatgtatttctcaccggagttatccggctgttgtcttgtttgtatgtgtgcatgacaataggtggggcaggatcaggatcaggaataGGATGAGAGATTACAAATAGcctggagatccggacttagaatagATGGCTTTTCAGTACTTGAGATGATTACTGAACTTTAGTTGAAATGAATAAAtattgtacaagatttgtaccaTTATACcaacatgtatattagattgagtATATTACGTTTCCGCCGCCGCCGCTGTCAAATAGCCTCCGCCTACTGCCGCCGAGTGTCATCTACGGTTAATTTTCTACACTCAAGTTTCCGATTATTCTAGTTCGTCGTTGTTTGAGTTAACTTCTAGCAATCATACAATTGTTGGTGCCGGTATTGTGCTATAATTGTTGTTATAAGTGTGGATATTGTGGAGagattatgccgcctagaaAGAGATCGAAAGACATGGCTTCCTCTTCTCGTTCCTATGATGCCAATAAATTTTGGAACGAGGAAGCCTTCAGAATTTATGAGGCCACCTTGTCTAGGTCTATTATCAAAGAAAGGGGGCTAGATCTGACCTATCCTGACCGTGAGATAATTAAGGAAGTTGAGCAACGGGGGTGGTTGGATATAGCTCAGTCACCGCCAGACACAGTTATTTCTGTAGTTCGTGAATTTTATGCTAATTtgagaattaaacatgaggacTACAGAGTTTTGGTGCAAGGAAAACTGGTCTCTTTTGATTCGGCAACCATTATAATCTGCCGGGTTTTGAAAAAGACGAGTATAGTGCTTTTATTACTGGCACTGTAGATTATGATGCTGTTATCAGGGAATTGTGTATCGAGGGTGCTGAGTGGCGTTTGAATCAAGGCTCCCCAGTCAATCTAAAGAAATCTGAATTACTCCATGACCCACGATGTTGGGCCTCATTCATCCTATTCACGAATCATGCCATCTTCTCATCAGACAGAAATCACCAAAGACAAAGTGGCATTGATTTACGCCATCATGACTGGGAAGGCAGTGGATCTTGGGAAGATAATTAATAGCATCATTAACCGTGCTGGTACGGGACTCATGACCGTCAGCCTCCCTTGTCCACACACTATCACTGCTTTATGTCTTCATGTTGGTGTACCAATGGGCGCGGATGAACAAGTTCTGAAAGCCAAGGGCCCAATCACGGTGTATGCTGCATACCGCTTGCGCGGAGGACGGGAGTTAGAACGACAAGATGCTAGGGCTGATTAACCCCAGAGGGCCAGAGAACGCCAAGAGCCGCCACCACCATCAATCCCTCGAGTCAGTTTGCGAGACAGGGTGTTCCGAATGGAACATGATATGCGGGCTCAGCGCCAAGAGTTGGCCGAACACCGACACACTACTAATACTTTCATGTCTTATATGATAGACTTCACATCGGTGCTCGCCCAGCGTTTTCCACCCATGAGACCCAAGGATGCTCTCTTTCCACCACCACCAGCCTGGCCGCCACAGTACCCACCACCAGATCTACCGCCGCAGCCCATGGACGAGGGTGATGAAGATGCTGCGGACGAAAATTTGAGCGACGAGTTCTGACACTCGTGCTAGAGGTATGATTTGTCACGTTTATCTTCTACATTATACATTGGGGACAATGCATACTGCATGTTTGGGGGGGTCAAATTGCTTTGAGTATTGATTGTTTGAGTTGTTacttcatttattttttttttttttgcacagTTTCGTATTTAGTAGGAGTCTAGTCgagttttttaaatttttttttatttactgtttatTAGAATCGTCAGGACGAGTCATGGATAAGTGAAATGTGTGGCCGATGATGAAAATGGAATTATGGTCCTGAAGTGTATATGTGTTCATGATAACTTGggagtcacaattattttgcaCTGTCATGTTTATTGATACTATTGATGCTTAGAGACGAGTTTCATGCTTGTGATGCTAAATAGACGATGGAGATCTAATTCGTAGTAattcttgcatgacattgatGAACACTTTTGCAAACATAGAAATGATATAGGCAATTTTTCGCAATATCTTTGGGCATGTGTTCTTTGTTTACTGTCAATTGTAGCCCTTTGAGCTTCGAGTTGATTGAGATGCTTAAAATTTCTTTTTGTACCTAcctcatatatcattgtttgtTGAACAAATGCATGTGATTAGTTTGTATGAGAtgactaatggattgacggtaatctagaacttgtttgagcacttttcgaggcgaaatacggataatatgtggCATAGGAATGATataggcgatctttggagccGTTTTGAGCCTTCAACCTACCaaatgaacatgaaatatccctagtgtcctattttgagcctactaaaaatcaagtggtgtatgttaatgacatacaattagcccccacttgtatctattctacatcccacaacgactacctaatgaagcttatacgcttattgtcctacctaattttgagataaataagttcatgggtgttgtaatgattcaaatactccttgaaaataaaagaaaagattAATGTGATAAAAGGAGTTGAAAAGAGACAAAAAGAAGAAATACAATCAAAACAAATGTGAatcaaaagtggtgaaaaagaaaatatatgggAGATGAAGGATATAAATGAGAAGAAAACAATGAGTGGCTGGTGAATGAAAAGAGAATGTAAAGGAGTGAAATTGATGAAGCTCAAATATTTCTCTCAAAGTTTGATCTCcatacctttattgtagccatgagTCGTAGCCTAACATTACAAACCTataagacctattaaccttgtcacatttatccaatatactagtggagaaaagttgttcaagtcaagcttATGGATACCTGATAAACATGGTTAACGAGTATAGACtttaatcatttgcatgcaAGCATCTCATTATGTGATTTCATTTTTGGTATACTTGTGTTGAATATTTATTGAACCAATTAATCACCGATAAAGTTCTAGGTGATCTGTGAATGTGAATTTGTACTTTAATGAAATGTGAGTCGAACTGAACTGAAGATCTCTTGAGTTTATAAGGCTAGTGGGTGTTGTAAATTTATTTGAGCATTCAATGGGGTAaatgaacattgacatatcacacacacacacgtgactCCTTGGAAAATCGTAAATTACATGGAGTTAGATAAGTCAGAGGTCAGTATCACCTTTTGCATATCCATGACTATAGTCGTTAGCGTAAATTTTTCCTTGATTAtttgcttttattttattttgctcgggactagcaaaagttcaagtttggggggtttgataagtgcaagatttgcacttaatttatataagaatccattttgaattatgttagtttcgaACGAAATTATGCGGTTTTTTGTTCGTTTTTGTTGTCACTGCAGGAGTTGAGGAAAATATTGCAAAGATGCAAGATAACACACCAAGAAGTGCACACCAATCGGACAGAGgtgcgcgcgcggctgcgccacttcacgcgcagccgcgcgcgcatACATGCAAGACATCGACCAGAGAGTTGCGCACGGCCGCGCTGCTTCACGCGCACCCGCGCGTGCTGAAATGCCAGAAGATAGACAGAGGCacgcgcgcggctgcgccaaATCACGCGCAACCGTGCACGCACAGATACAACACACTATACAGTGGCGCGCGCGCAGCCGCGCCATTTCTCGCGCAACCGTGCGCGCGCAGCCGCGCCATTTctcgcgcaaccgcgcgcgctGCGTACCAGAATCGTATAAAAGCCGCGTTTTAGGTCAAAATTGAGAGATTGGCCGCCTTGGAAAAGAATTATACGAGAAAGTCAGCCGCGCTAGGCGAAGAAACACACGACGCAGCATTTTTCGAGAGGAAAGACACGAGGGAACAAGATCAAAGACGAAGAACGACGAATCTGGAGACAGAGACGCCACTTCCGATTTGTTATCTGATTCTTTCATCTTTATTTTCTATTGTGTCGATGTCTAAATATTCAAACATGTTTTGCGTTTATTTAGAAttcgtcatgaactaattttttaGTCTAGAGAACGACGTAACTTTGTTGATACGATGAATTGAAGCAGTggtttatttgattgaattccgcccttgtttaattgtgttctctgtgtttattttactgcaatttactggccataaattgtatgttgtttgattaattttacaactcgggagagggactagaaTTATAGATCAGtagagacacatcgttgaatgtttatatcgttcggaaggcgtataactttagcgaggcttaggtaagaacattgtttgcctctatcaattaaacttagattttattaggaataattgaatcgaaatttgattgatacattttattcgtcacttgggaaaatGGGAATAAAACAAGTAAGTATTCTTGgctattaaataattaaaattcatgaatataaattaaactggaaacttggtgaaatcatttctctagatattttctctcattgttatttctcaactcggtgatttgattatttatttgtttttaattaattcgtttaagtaaaccaaatctcttttaatttgtctaaataaagttgagacttttttaattacaagcattgatataattttagttcacactcctcgtgggatcgacacttttattcaaaaatacattttactataacttgatgTCGTGCGCTTGtgagcaattaagaaaacacgcaacacatatggttcgcgtggacttttaaattttcaagaCGTTACAATTGTAATCTTTTTCTGACTGTAAATAAACGCTCGTTTTTTCCTCATTATTCCAATATTATATTTACGTGATCTCATACAAATATGTTAAGTAAATTACAGTAacgaataaaatatatttataaaagtataattaattttataatttttatatttgtgAGTCATTCATTACATGTAGATGTTTTGGTGGCATGCCAGGCCATAAATTTACTAGCCCATAATTAGGCAGATTAGATACGGCAAAATCTTTTCCGAGGGAATATTATTAAAATGTATATTgcgaaattaagaaaaataggTTTTGTAACGAGGAACCGAATTATGGCTTAAACTTCAAACTATTTTAGGATTGTTTACTATcactaaaatttttttattgaattttgactttatattgaaattattgaaaatttcagttttgtgtgtTTCTTAAACTCATATTGTGTTTGCTTATCTTctctttaatttaatttaattgaattGAAATCAAGAAGCTAGTGAAGTGTTCATGATTATGCTTGTATGAAAATAATTCTGGTAAAAATACTATCATTAGAATCACTTATTTATCGAGCGTTGTAGCACTTCAAGACTTTCAATTTCACTTTTGTATCTAAACAATATCCACTCCTGTTTTTTTCCCAACTTCTTCTTAATTTATAAATCTAATCACTCCTTCGAAAGCACCAACGGTTGCAAACCCATGCTTTTATCCGAAAGGCCCCAGTGATGAATTTCGAAAAAGATGTGTCCAAAATGTCCCTCGACCTTTTGTTCTCTAGCGTTTATTAATCACGAAAACCTAACTAAACACAAAAATCGaatgcttttaaaaataatgaagATTACAAAAAACACTTTTTAAGTTCAGGCTACCCcaattaaaataattggataggGACAACTATTAAATGGTCATGCAAAAGTATTTGTATGTAAACAAATACGgctattatatattatttacatataatattttaaaatatatatatatataaattaatttttcactATTCCTATAAATTACATTCCATTGAGGCCAAATACAAACAGAGAacatatcaaaagtaagcttGCAAATCCAAGAAGAGGCGTAATGGCAGCTCCAATGAATGCAGGCAGTGGCACATATAGCTATGCCAACAATTCAAGTTACCAGGTTCCATATTTTTTCTTATCTTTTGCTCCCAACATATATTTTCGTTACCTCCGGGTTATCGaaatacataatatatatatatatatatatatatatatatatatatccgaGTCTCTTAAAAACAATTCGTCTTGATTTCTTTCAATATCATGTGACAGCGAACAGGCTTCAATTCGGCGAAAAATCTGATCAAGGATGTCCTGATCCAAAGTGTTGACGTGAAAACCCTGATGGCATCAACTTCAAACACGTTCACAATCACAGATTTGGGTTGTTCAACTGGACCCAACACTTTCTTAGCCATGGAAAACATAATCCATGCCATCGAACAAAAGTATCGCTCCCAAGGCAACGATTCCAGCTGCCTCGAATTCCAAGTTTTTTTCAACGACCAAGTTTCAAATGACTTCAATACCCTATTTGCATCTCTTCCTGTTAATAGGAACTACTATGCAGCAGGGGTGCCAGGGTCTTTTCGAGGCCGGTTGTTCCCAAACTCATCCATTTGCTTAGCATATTGCGCTTCTTCGATCCATTGGCTTTCCAAGATACCTGAACAACTGGTTGACAAAAACTTCAAGGCGTGGAATAAAGGTAAAATTCACTATACGGACGCAAGGGATGAAGTTGTGTCTGCTTATGCAGCACAATTCCATGAGGATAtggatggatttttaaatgcGAGAGGGAAAGAGATCGTGCGAGGGGGGATGATTGTGATAATCTCGCCTGGTGTGCCTGATGGAGTTCTTGCAAATCATGTCGGAATAACTTTTCGTTTCGTCGAATCCATCCTCATTGCGATGGTCAAAGAGGTAATATGGAAGATggtttatttgtttatttttcaaaCTTCTAATGTGTGAGATTATTTACAAGAGACATGTTTTTCAGAAATTTGTGATTTGAACATGATAACACCTATTTACCAACTGTTTTTACATTGTCAGCCAAATTAGAGTCAAATGCATGGATGCTTAAATTTTGACGAGTACAAGTTAATATATTACAAGAAAAAACATATTATCACGACTCCCAGACATTCAATGTTTTTATAAATATCTCACGCTATCGACTTACGTTTGCAATTTAGTTATGGGTTAATTACATAACGTGATTGGTGACACTCAACTTGACTATTGATCCCTTTTGTTTTCAACTTTTGAGCGCACATAACCCTGAAAACACATACAGTCAAGGACATATATGTGTTCAAAACTTGAAAGCATGATGACGTGTGTCTTCAAGATTTGAAAAAAACCCTGGAGTTAATAGATTCTTTTTTTAATGGTATCTTTTTAGTAGTCTCGTGATTTCACGGGTGGTAATGATGGTATTAACCTTAGTTATGACATcacttaatttattttttctttacaGGGACTGATAAAACAAGATGAAGTGGACTCATTCAACATCCCTCACGTATATCCTTCAATCAAACAAATGTCGAAAATCGTGGATAAAAATGGGTGTTTCAGCGTTGTGAAAATGGAGCTAAGGAACACCAGAACAGACCTCGAAGCATCTTTGGACCGTGACGGTGGGATAATGCACCTTCGAGCTGCGATGGAAGGAACTTTTCTCAAACATTTTGGAAGGAAAACATCTGAAGAACTCTTTAAAAGGACCATTCAGCAGAAATCAAAGCTTTATGACATGCTGGATAAATCAGGAAGTGAGATTGGAGCTCAGATATTCGCGGTTCTAGTGCGAAAATGACTACCGTTCGATTCAACAATTACTTTAACACAAGGGAAGACAACTCTTAATGCTACATTTTATGCTTATTAATAAGAATTTTCTGTTATCTTTTTATTGATCAGATGTCAAACAAACACGTAATTAAAAATCAgtttattatatatgtattttaaaaaaagaaataatcAGTTTATTATGTAATAAATAAAGTAAGACCAAATGTAGTTTATTATGTAATAAATAAAGTGAGACCAAATGTAGCCGGATATTTCAAATTGAATGCAATGGATAACACATTTTCTGAAACTCGATTATTCTTTCCTTATCTTGTGTAACTATGTCGGTCGATATGTTTAAGCTTTTATGGTCGGGCTTATTGTTGCAATATTTGCTAGCAAGTGTACAGTATCAAGTTTTTGTACTCGATAGAGCAtagatatcgatcccacagggagtgtaatttaattataaattaattaccacaattaaaataatcaaactttatttagaaaatagGATGGTTGGTTAGGGTCTGGTCTCGTTGGTTTGGAGTTAGGATCGAAGGAGAATGAGTCTGGTTGAGGATAGGGTTTAGTCAATGGGGCCAAGAATTTCAGAAAATTTCAGTAGGCGTCTAGGCATTTGCAAGGGTTctagatggcttgaattgggttgaaAAAGGGTTGGTTAGGTGTGGTTAAGCTATGGTgaaagtttggtaaattttgattAAGTTTCGGTATGATTaggattaaaaccgggacttcgGTTCAAATTATAAAACGAATTGCGAATTTAGTCAACGGGCTTAAGTTTACTCGTAAGAGATTTTCGTGGGTGTGTTTCaaggtgttatgttaagtttggatggattcgggTCGAAGTTTTaaggtctaggggtaaaatgagAAAGTTAGGATTTCAGGgtcaaaacgatcattttacaacTGAAAAATGTTAGGAGACCTGACAGTGTCCTAAATGCTGtgatgaatgttaaaatgtttattttgaaaggtTATAGAATTTTATTATGGAAAATGATAAATGCTAAAAtatgtgttgcatgcttggtttaaaaaaattatatatgtgcatgtatttttataaagtgatgaaaatgctGAAAATATTTGAATGAAGTGACTTAATTGTGACGGTAAGAAAATGGGGATTTGTGAGGGATTATGTCCCAGTCGAACCCATTTGCGGAATTAAGCCCCGCAAGAACCCAATACCGAATTTCCATAGGCCAAAGCCCAGTAACAGAAAAATGGTTGCTGGTGTCCTCGCCTATAGTAACGGAAAAGTGGTTACTATTTTTCCGCTGCCTGGTATGATGGTTACACCTGAGATTGATCAAGCGACCGAAAGATGAAAGAATGGTCACAATTAACGAACGAATTTCACccaaaagaaaatgtatatgcATATGT
It contains:
- the LOC142537922 gene encoding loganic acid O-methyltransferase-like; translation: MAAPMNAGSGTYSYANNSSYQRTGFNSAKNLIKDVLIQSVDVKTLMASTSNTFTITDLGCSTGPNTFLAMENIIHAIEQKYRSQGNDSSCLEFQVFFNDQVSNDFNTLFASLPVNRNYYAAGVPGSFRGRLFPNSSICLAYCASSIHWLSKIPEQLVDKNFKAWNKGKIHYTDARDEVVSAYAAQFHEDMDGFLNARGKEIVRGGMIVIISPGVPDGVLANHVGITFRFVESILIAMVKEGLIKQDEVDSFNIPHVYPSIKQMSKIVDKNGCFSVVKMELRNTRTDLEASLDRDGGIMHLRAAMEGTFLKHFGRKTSEELFKRTIQQKSKLYDMLDKSGSEIGAQIFAVLVRK